A window of the Pseudomonas sp. B21_DOA genome harbors these coding sequences:
- a CDS encoding YjbF family lipoprotein has protein sequence MNLLKVGVCLMAASLLCGCNPLMSASLNNLKAAVVGPDEVDVSAAEVAGVNYPQLKLTTPSGSGVLALVREREDLQFWVASGKQVLLLRDGLAVRSIGLGLQGDLDGTRLADDSPFKQGLHHVADGFTTRRWIDLYKGQEVGVIVNSRFSRRSTETLEILDKAYSVLRVDEQIDAPAIGLSATNRYWVDPRDGFILQSEQQLTSQLRVKLVQLTPDRRHLP, from the coding sequence GTGAATCTATTGAAAGTGGGCGTCTGCCTGATGGCGGCCTCGTTGCTGTGCGGCTGCAATCCGCTAATGAGTGCATCGCTGAACAATCTCAAGGCCGCCGTCGTCGGCCCCGACGAGGTTGACGTTTCGGCGGCCGAAGTCGCCGGGGTCAATTACCCGCAACTGAAACTGACTACGCCGTCCGGCTCAGGCGTGCTGGCGCTGGTGCGCGAGCGCGAAGATCTGCAGTTCTGGGTCGCCTCCGGCAAACAGGTTTTGCTGCTGCGCGATGGCCTCGCCGTGCGCAGCATCGGCCTCGGCCTGCAAGGTGATCTGGATGGCACGCGGCTGGCCGATGATTCGCCGTTCAAACAGGGTCTGCATCACGTCGCCGACGGTTTCACCACACGGCGCTGGATCGATCTGTACAAGGGCCAGGAAGTCGGCGTGATCGTCAACAGCCGCTTCTCGCGCCGTTCCACCGAAACCCTGGAAATTCTCGACAAGGCTTACTCGGTGCTGCGCGTCGATGAACAGATCGACGCGCCAGCGATCGGCCTCAGCGCGACCAACCGTTACTGGGTCGACCCACGTGACGGTTTCATTCTGCAAAGTGAGCAACAACTGACCTCGCAACTGCGCGTCAAGCTGGTGCAATTGACTCCTGATCGCAGGCATCTGCCGTGA
- the galU gene encoding UTP--glucose-1-phosphate uridylyltransferase GalU — MIRKCLFPAAGYGTRFLPATKAMPKEMLPIVNKPLIEYAVEEARDAGLQHMAIVTGRGKRALEDHFDISYELEHQIRGTEKEKFLAGTRELIDTCTFSYTRQVEMKGLGHAILSGRPLIGDEPFAVVLADDLCLNLEGDGVLSQMIQLYRKFRCSIVAIQEVPADQTHKYGVIAGELISEGIYRVNNMVEKPAPQDAPSNLAIIGRYILTPDIFDLIADTEPGKGGEIQITDALMKQAQNGCVLAYKFKGLRFDCGDAEGYLQATNFCYDNVYLKGR, encoded by the coding sequence ATGATTCGTAAATGTTTGTTCCCCGCTGCCGGCTACGGCACGCGTTTCTTGCCGGCCACCAAAGCCATGCCGAAAGAGATGCTGCCGATCGTCAACAAGCCGTTGATCGAATACGCCGTTGAAGAAGCCCGGGACGCCGGCCTGCAACACATGGCCATCGTCACCGGCCGGGGCAAGCGCGCGCTGGAAGACCACTTCGACATCAGCTACGAACTCGAGCACCAGATCCGTGGCACCGAGAAAGAGAAATTCCTCGCCGGCACCCGCGAGCTGATCGACACCTGCACCTTTTCCTACACCCGTCAGGTGGAAATGAAAGGCCTGGGCCACGCCATTCTCAGTGGTCGCCCATTGATCGGCGACGAGCCGTTTGCCGTGGTGCTGGCCGACGACCTGTGTCTGAACCTCGAAGGCGACGGTGTGCTGTCGCAGATGATCCAGCTGTACAGGAAATTCCGTTGCTCGATCGTCGCCATTCAAGAAGTCCCGGCCGACCAGACTCACAAGTACGGGGTGATTGCCGGTGAGCTGATTTCCGAGGGCATCTACCGGGTCAACAACATGGTGGAGAAACCGGCGCCGCAGGACGCGCCGTCGAACCTGGCGATCATCGGGCGCTACATCCTCACCCCGGACATCTTCGACCTGATCGCCGACACCGAACCGGGCAAGGGCGGCGAAATCCAGATCACCGACGCACTGATGAAACAGGCGCAGAACGGCTGCGTGCTGGCCTACAAATTCAAAGGCCTGCGCTTTGATTGCGGCGATGCCGAGGGTTACTTGCAGGCGACCAACTTCTGCTACGACAACGTGTACCTCAAGGGCCGCTGA
- a CDS encoding polysaccharide biosynthesis/export family protein produces the protein MHVFPGQYLSTSDITRQGASESSRVELIPITPKLIAMNRATQKRESLPAELLVTPAEYRIGNNDVLYITVWDHLELTAPSGAQQQIDANGRLVRSDGTLYYPFIKEVQAAGRTIQQLRADIEQRLSAFIAEPQVDVAVLRFASQKVVVTGAVTKAGPQAISTNPLSVVEALGSAGIDTNNADLSGLLLTRNGRVYPLNLDSLNQQDSELQNVYLKGGDQLYLPYNDNKRIYVMGEVNQPRALSFKTATMNLSDVLGSVGGLSQTSSNGNAVYVIRGVENLDVEPAKIYQLEAESPTAMALASHFQVRPQDVVYVGPANVTRWNRFISQLVPSASIVGTGASAAKNWSEYSNNSK, from the coding sequence TTGCATGTTTTCCCCGGCCAGTACCTGAGCACCAGCGATATCACCCGCCAGGGTGCCAGCGAAAGCAGTCGGGTCGAGCTGATTCCGATCACCCCGAAGCTGATCGCCATGAACCGCGCCACGCAGAAGCGTGAGTCGCTGCCGGCGGAGCTGCTGGTGACGCCGGCGGAATATCGCATCGGCAACAATGACGTGCTGTACATCACCGTCTGGGATCACCTGGAGCTGACCGCGCCGTCCGGCGCGCAACAACAGATCGATGCCAACGGCCGTCTGGTGCGCTCCGATGGCACGCTGTATTACCCGTTCATCAAGGAAGTCCAGGCCGCCGGCCGGACCATCCAGCAACTGCGCGCGGACATCGAACAGCGCTTATCGGCATTCATCGCCGAGCCGCAGGTCGATGTCGCGGTGCTGCGCTTCGCCAGCCAGAAAGTCGTGGTCACCGGCGCCGTTACGAAAGCCGGCCCGCAAGCGATTTCGACCAATCCGCTGAGCGTGGTCGAGGCCCTCGGTTCCGCTGGCATCGACACCAACAATGCTGACTTGTCCGGGCTGTTGCTGACGCGCAACGGGCGGGTCTATCCGCTCAATCTCGACTCGCTCAATCAGCAGGATTCCGAACTGCAGAACGTCTACCTCAAGGGCGGCGATCAGCTGTATCTGCCGTACAACGACAACAAGCGCATCTACGTCATGGGCGAAGTCAACCAGCCGCGCGCGCTGAGCTTCAAGACCGCAACCATGAACCTGTCCGACGTGCTCGGTTCGGTCGGTGGCCTGAGTCAGACCAGTTCCAACGGTAACGCGGTGTACGTGATTCGCGGCGTGGAAAATCTCGACGTCGAGCCGGCGAAGATCTATCAGCTCGAAGCCGAATCGCCGACCGCCATGGCGCTGGCTTCGCACTTCCAGGTGCGGCCGCAGGATGTCGTCTACGTCGGCCCGGCCAACGTTACTCGCTGGAACCGTTTCATCAGCCAGTTGGTGCCGTCGGCGTCGATTGTCGGCACCGGAGCTTCGGCAGCGAAGAACTGGAGCGAATACAGCAACAACAGCAAATAA
- a CDS encoding YjbH domain-containing protein — protein sequence MKLRFAAVLLLPCGLAHAEPRITQNDFGGAGLLQTPTARMAPAGELSVNANRTDPYSRYSVSLQPLDWLEGSFRYTAITNRPYGSEALSGSQSYKDKAVDAKVRLWQESHWAPEVALGFRDIGGTGLFSSEFFVANKRFDNFDFSAGIAWGYIGNRGDFDNPLGYASSRFDTRPALEGTGDVNSGAYFRGKPSLFGGVSYQTPWDRLSLKLEFEGNDYKNEPKDNEIKQDSPINLGAVFKVTDSIDLSAAWERGNTAMFGVTFHTNFVSRKAPAKTYDPTPEPLPAKAPTTSMEQVNWADVSRRLQQNAGYKVERISQRDSELIVYGEQQRYFHSSKAVGRASRILDNSVNDDIDWFTVVNKRYDLPLEETSLPRQTFREVINNEEPLEALHRTTEINPAMPHNEKTLYSEAPQHFSYGVGLGFKQNVGGPDGLLYQFSADADAEYRFNRNTWWSGLLSANLVNNFDKFVYDAPSGLPRVRTDLRQYLTTSNTTMPLFQLSHAEQLDKDLYGMVYGGYLESMFAGVGAEVLFRPTGERWSLGADLNWVRQRDFDQGFALRDYSVVTGHITGYTDLPFDTLAAVSVGRYLAGDWGTTVDISREFFNGVRVGAWATITTASSAEYGEGSFDKGLYLSIPFDEMMSMSTMRRANLVWAPLTRDGGARLSRSYQLHSMTDSREGDMFYRNFEKITE from the coding sequence TTGAAGTTACGTTTTGCAGCTGTGTTGTTGTTGCCCTGCGGCCTGGCTCACGCCGAGCCGCGCATCACCCAGAATGACTTCGGTGGCGCCGGTCTTTTGCAGACGCCGACGGCACGGATGGCCCCGGCCGGCGAGCTGAGCGTCAACGCCAACCGCACCGACCCGTACAGCCGCTACAGCGTGTCGTTGCAACCGCTGGACTGGCTCGAAGGTTCGTTCCGCTACACCGCGATCACCAACCGGCCGTACGGCTCGGAGGCCCTCAGCGGCAGTCAAAGCTACAAGGACAAGGCGGTCGACGCCAAAGTGCGCCTGTGGCAGGAAAGCCACTGGGCGCCGGAAGTGGCGCTGGGCTTCCGAGATATCGGTGGTACCGGTTTGTTCTCCAGCGAATTCTTCGTCGCCAACAAGCGCTTCGACAATTTCGACTTCAGCGCCGGCATTGCCTGGGGTTACATCGGTAATCGCGGCGACTTCGACAACCCTCTGGGGTATGCCAGCAGTCGCTTCGATACCCGCCCGGCGCTAGAAGGCACCGGCGACGTCAACTCCGGCGCGTACTTCCGCGGCAAGCCTTCGCTGTTCGGCGGCGTGAGCTACCAGACGCCTTGGGACCGCCTCAGTCTGAAGCTTGAATTCGAAGGCAACGACTACAAGAACGAGCCGAAGGACAACGAGATCAAACAGGACTCGCCGATCAACCTTGGCGCGGTGTTCAAGGTGACCGATTCGATCGATCTCAGCGCCGCGTGGGAACGCGGCAATACGGCGATGTTCGGCGTGACCTTTCACACCAATTTCGTCAGCCGCAAAGCGCCGGCCAAGACTTACGATCCGACTCCCGAACCGCTGCCGGCGAAGGCGCCGACGACCTCGATGGAACAGGTCAACTGGGCCGATGTGTCGCGGCGTTTGCAGCAGAATGCCGGGTACAAGGTCGAGCGCATCAGCCAGCGCGATTCCGAACTGATCGTCTATGGCGAGCAGCAGCGGTATTTCCATTCGTCCAAAGCCGTTGGCCGCGCGAGCCGGATTCTCGACAACAGCGTCAACGACGACATCGACTGGTTCACCGTGGTCAACAAGCGTTATGACTTGCCGCTGGAAGAAACCAGCCTGCCGCGCCAGACCTTTCGCGAAGTGATCAACAACGAAGAGCCGTTGGAGGCGCTGCACCGCACCACCGAAATCAACCCGGCGATGCCGCACAACGAGAAAACCCTCTACAGCGAAGCGCCGCAGCATTTCAGTTACGGCGTAGGATTGGGCTTCAAGCAGAACGTCGGCGGCCCGGATGGTTTGCTCTATCAGTTCAGTGCTGACGCCGACGCGGAATACCGCTTCAACCGCAACACCTGGTGGAGCGGTTTGCTCAGCGCCAACCTGGTCAACAACTTCGACAAATTCGTCTACGACGCGCCGAGCGGATTGCCCCGCGTGCGCACGGATTTGCGCCAGTACCTGACCACGTCAAACACGACCATGCCGTTGTTCCAGCTCAGCCATGCCGAGCAGTTGGACAAGGATCTGTATGGCATGGTGTACGGCGGTTACCTGGAATCGATGTTTGCCGGTGTCGGCGCGGAAGTGTTGTTCCGCCCGACCGGCGAGCGCTGGTCGCTGGGCGCGGATCTGAACTGGGTGCGCCAACGTGATTTCGATCAGGGTTTTGCCTTGCGCGATTACTCGGTAGTGACCGGGCATATCACCGGCTATACCGATCTGCCGTTCGATACGCTGGCGGCGGTCAGTGTCGGTCGTTATCTGGCCGGGGACTGGGGCACCACCGTGGACATCTCGCGCGAGTTTTTCAACGGTGTGCGCGTCGGTGCCTGGGCGACCATCACCACGGCCAGCAGCGCCGAATATGGCGAAGGTAGTTTCGACAAGGGCCTGTACCTGTCGATCCCGTTCGACGAAATGATGAGCATGTCGACCATGCGCCGTGCCAACCTGGTCTGGGCACCACTGACCCGAGATGGCGGCGCCAGACTGAGCCGCAGCTATCAACTGCACTCGATGACCGATAGCCGGGAAGGGGACATGTTCTATCGCAATTTCGAAAAGATTACCGAGTAA
- a CDS encoding undecaprenyl-phosphate glucose phosphotransferase, which produces MDLSLSINRSTGLKGLTFWGQWALAQAFVVTLLFILAEQHTGTVAFYYRMCATLAVLASVPAYTFTGVYRKRDNYLTGLGRLFMGWSMTMAALACIAFVCQADELFSRQVILSWAVYGFLGQAFLYAPLHAFSKYYQRSRKSEHRTLIVGTGELALGLAKKLSQLENLPLIGLVSNGDKPVLASDAPRVVGAQDELLELIEAHDIRRLYITLPLCEAAKIEAMYVDLLGANVDVVWVPDLNSLTLLNHSVKVVDGLPAIYLNESPLTSRPTAALSKSLVEKTVAFLAIIALSPLLLIIALAVKLNSPGPVFFKQDRHGWNGKVIKVWKFRSMRVHDDREVKQASRNDSRITAVGRFIRRTSLDELPQLFNVLQGHMALVGPRPHAVAHNNYYSGKILAYMARHRIKPGITGLAQISGCRGETDTIDKMQKRVEIDLQYINSWSLWLDLKILVKTPFTLLSKDIY; this is translated from the coding sequence ATGGATCTTTCTCTCAGTATTAATCGAAGCACGGGCCTCAAGGGACTGACCTTTTGGGGCCAATGGGCGCTGGCACAGGCTTTCGTTGTGACGTTGCTGTTCATTCTTGCTGAACAGCACACCGGCACCGTCGCGTTCTACTACCGAATGTGCGCCACCCTCGCCGTCCTGGCCTCGGTGCCCGCTTACACATTCACGGGTGTTTATCGCAAACGCGACAACTACCTGACTGGCCTCGGCCGCCTGTTCATGGGCTGGTCGATGACCATGGCCGCGCTGGCGTGCATTGCGTTTGTCTGCCAGGCCGATGAGCTGTTTTCCCGTCAGGTGATCTTGAGTTGGGCGGTATACGGCTTCCTCGGTCAGGCATTCCTCTATGCGCCGTTGCACGCGTTTTCCAAGTACTACCAGCGCTCGCGTAAAAGCGAACACCGGACGCTGATTGTCGGCACTGGCGAACTGGCGTTGGGCCTGGCGAAGAAACTCAGCCAACTGGAAAACCTGCCGCTGATTGGCCTGGTCAGCAACGGTGACAAACCGGTCCTCGCTTCCGACGCACCGCGTGTCGTTGGCGCTCAGGACGAGTTGCTTGAGCTGATCGAGGCCCACGACATCCGTCGTTTGTACATCACCCTGCCGCTATGCGAAGCCGCGAAAATCGAAGCGATGTATGTCGATTTGCTCGGGGCCAACGTCGACGTGGTGTGGGTACCGGATTTGAACAGCCTGACCTTGCTCAACCATTCGGTGAAAGTCGTGGATGGCCTGCCGGCGATCTACTTGAACGAAAGCCCGCTGACCAGCCGCCCGACCGCTGCCCTGAGCAAGAGTCTGGTTGAGAAAACCGTGGCATTCCTGGCGATCATCGCCCTCAGTCCGCTGCTGTTGATCATCGCTCTGGCGGTAAAACTCAACTCGCCCGGCCCGGTGTTTTTCAAGCAGGACCGCCATGGCTGGAACGGCAAGGTGATCAAGGTCTGGAAATTCCGTTCGATGCGTGTCCACGATGACCGCGAGGTGAAACAGGCCAGCCGCAATGACTCGCGTATCACCGCAGTAGGTCGTTTTATCCGCCGTACTTCGCTGGACGAACTGCCGCAGTTGTTCAACGTATTGCAGGGGCACATGGCGCTGGTGGGGCCACGGCCGCATGCGGTGGCGCACAACAATTACTACTCGGGCAAGATCCTCGCTTACATGGCGCGTCACCGAATCAAACCGGGCATCACTGGCCTGGCACAGATCAGCGGCTGCCGCGGTGAGACCGATACCATCGACAAGATGCAAAAGCGTGTCGAGATCGACCTGCAGTACATCAACAGCTGGTCGTTGTGGCTGGATCTGAAGATCCTGGTGAAGACGCCGTTTACGTTGTTGTCGAAGGATATTTACTGA
- a CDS encoding mannose-1-phosphate guanylyltransferase, with product MNIAQHSTKIEREVGNLGVMSWLSRHQPLPSANETWLGTILLVERIGVFPASGDIRRPMRDPYPLLAHLKALYGEQALEMDDRDGLKVIFSDWRFRVRICCNDPAIIINVETRCDARLMPRKLDELLGLIDAFKRDA from the coding sequence ATGAACATTGCACAACATTCGACAAAGATTGAACGTGAGGTGGGCAACCTCGGGGTGATGAGCTGGTTGTCGCGCCATCAACCGCTGCCCAGCGCCAACGAGACCTGGCTGGGCACGATTCTGCTGGTGGAGCGAATCGGCGTGTTCCCTGCGTCCGGCGATATTCGCCGACCGATGCGCGATCCCTATCCGCTGCTCGCGCACCTGAAAGCGTTGTATGGCGAACAGGCGCTGGAAATGGATGACCGCGATGGCCTGAAGGTGATCTTCAGCGACTGGCGTTTTCGCGTGCGCATCTGCTGCAACGATCCGGCGATCATCATTAATGTGGAGACACGTTGTGATGCGCGGTTGATGCCGCGCAAACTTGACGAACTGCTGGGGCTCATCGACGCCTTCAAGCGCGACGCCTGA
- a CDS encoding GDSL-type esterase/lipase family protein, whose product MLAVDDAQPVAASVVQVDDARQRFAQWREGKAGKVLAVSVIGDSYTAGQDFYLNKLVQRVAAEVGFAGPGYVGFNHGAALGGTHFKYTRSSDKYFGGGWKVSELGQASPDSRTISGKPGAWLQVDASPSPRIDTAVTQAKLLYLGNGESDELRYRWSPAQDWQPLKLAGSGVQEVALPSSPSAADWSFKLEVVKGAPTLFGLWLGNAQQGVRVSKLAASGAASADFYHTDPQWQTQWKAVVAKIPADVYLIMLGGNDQGFGVKPAQYLQNVQGLVSMLREIQPAASINLIMRQDTTRSSAYPMSAYAQVLEPWAREQQLGFANLQCAFGPDVKRYASAMIGPDKIHPLPATGGKVIADYFYGWITGTSTGCDDSPP is encoded by the coding sequence ATGCTGGCAGTGGATGACGCTCAACCCGTAGCAGCGTCGGTGGTTCAGGTAGACGATGCCCGCCAGCGCTTTGCGCAATGGCGCGAAGGCAAGGCCGGCAAGGTGCTGGCGGTTTCGGTGATTGGCGACAGCTACACCGCCGGGCAGGATTTCTACCTGAACAAACTGGTGCAGCGAGTGGCCGCCGAGGTGGGTTTCGCCGGCCCCGGTTACGTTGGTTTCAACCACGGCGCGGCGCTGGGCGGCACGCATTTCAAATACACCCGCAGCAGCGACAAATACTTCGGCGGCGGCTGGAAGGTTTCCGAGCTGGGCCAGGCCAGCCCGGACAGTCGCACGATCAGCGGCAAACCGGGCGCGTGGTTGCAAGTGGATGCCAGTCCTTCGCCGCGCATCGATACCGCGGTGACTCAGGCGAAACTGTTGTATCTGGGCAACGGCGAATCCGATGAGCTGCGCTATCGCTGGTCGCCCGCGCAAGACTGGCAACCGTTGAAACTGGCAGGCTCAGGCGTTCAGGAAGTCGCGCTACCCAGCTCTCCATCAGCCGCAGACTGGTCATTCAAACTGGAAGTGGTGAAGGGCGCGCCGACACTGTTCGGCCTGTGGCTGGGCAACGCTCAGCAAGGCGTGCGAGTGTCGAAACTGGCGGCCTCCGGCGCGGCATCGGCCGATTTTTATCACACGGATCCACAGTGGCAGACGCAATGGAAAGCTGTGGTGGCGAAGATCCCGGCCGACGTTTACCTGATCATGCTCGGCGGCAACGATCAGGGCTTCGGCGTCAAACCTGCGCAGTACCTGCAAAACGTTCAGGGCCTGGTGAGCATGCTGCGCGAGATTCAGCCAGCGGCGAGCATCAACCTGATCATGCGTCAGGACACCACGCGCTCCAGCGCTTATCCGATGTCGGCCTACGCGCAGGTGCTCGAACCGTGGGCGCGTGAACAGCAGCTCGGTTTCGCCAACCTGCAATGCGCATTCGGCCCCGACGTCAAACGCTACGCCAGCGCGATGATCGGCCCGGACAAAATTCATCCGTTACCGGCCACGGGCGGGAAGGTGATTGCCGATTATTTTTATGGCTGGATAACGGGTACGAGTACCGGTTGCGACGACTCGCCACCATGA
- the galE gene encoding UDP-glucose 4-epimerase GalE has translation MKILVTGGAGYIGSHTTLALLEAGYEVVVLDNLCNSSDAALHAVEAICGKSAWMIRGDVCDRPLLDRIFREHQIDAVLHFAGLKAVGESVRKPLEYYETNVGGSITLCQAMAAAGVFRLVFSSSATVYGEPEEMPIREDFPTGNPTNPYGQSKLIVENVLRDLSLAEPRWSIALLRYFNPIGAHASGHMGEDPNGIPNNLVPYISQVAVGSLRELSIFGNDYPTADGTGVRDYIHVVDLADGHLKALQSISECTGIHTWNLGTGDGYSVLQVLHAFEQACGRPVPYRMMPRRAGDIAESFADASKAAKELGWKATRNLQDMVADTWRWQSNHPNGYSR, from the coding sequence ATGAAGATTCTGGTAACGGGTGGCGCCGGCTATATCGGCTCGCATACCACACTTGCATTGCTTGAAGCAGGTTATGAAGTTGTCGTTCTGGATAATCTTTGTAACAGCAGCGACGCAGCACTCCACGCCGTTGAAGCCATTTGCGGCAAAAGTGCATGGATGATTCGCGGCGACGTCTGCGATCGGCCGTTGCTCGACCGGATTTTCCGCGAGCATCAGATCGACGCCGTGCTGCATTTCGCCGGGCTCAAAGCCGTGGGCGAGAGTGTGCGCAAGCCGCTCGAATACTACGAAACCAACGTCGGCGGCAGCATCACCCTGTGTCAGGCGATGGCAGCGGCGGGGGTGTTCCGGCTGGTGTTCAGTTCCTCGGCGACGGTGTACGGCGAGCCTGAAGAGATGCCTATTCGCGAGGATTTTCCGACGGGCAATCCGACCAATCCCTACGGCCAGTCCAAGCTGATCGTCGAGAACGTGCTGCGTGACCTGAGCCTCGCCGAGCCGCGCTGGAGCATCGCGCTGCTGCGCTACTTCAACCCGATCGGCGCCCACGCCAGCGGGCATATGGGCGAAGACCCCAACGGCATCCCGAACAATCTGGTGCCTTATATCAGCCAGGTTGCGGTCGGCAGCCTGCGCGAGTTGTCGATCTTCGGTAACGATTACCCGACCGCCGATGGCACCGGCGTGCGCGATTACATCCATGTCGTTGACCTGGCGGATGGGCATTTGAAAGCGTTGCAGTCGATCAGCGAATGCACCGGCATCCACACCTGGAACCTCGGCACCGGCGATGGCTACAGCGTGCTGCAAGTGCTGCATGCCTTCGAACAGGCGTGCGGGCGGCCGGTGCCGTACCGGATGATGCCGCGCCGCGCCGGTGATATCGCCGAGAGTTTCGCCGATGCTTCGAAAGCGGCGAAAGAACTCGGCTGGAAAGCCACACGCAACTTGCAGGACATGGTCGCCGATACTTGGCGCTGGCAATCGAATCATCCCAATGGTTATTCGCGATGA
- a CDS encoding capsule biosynthesis GfcC family protein has translation MKRLGLIAAGLLLIAGASQAAVTVSGDVANPGPIALPPGGRLLDVISEAVPNAEGYWLAGGLLRQSLVAEQTRLKVGVLFDLEVLQRMATLFDRPSRAALAQRVAEEVRQMPVTGRQIADLDPVAVEVGFARNIRLDDGDRLIYPKRVDEVQVLGAVTEPCHLPYQPLQEAREYLEGCSILDDAEADYLWLIQPNGVSRRVGIAHWNRESGQFPVAGSRILVPIKNDDLDPPLPELNQQLAEFIATQLAEVVR, from the coding sequence GTGAAGCGCCTGGGCCTTATCGCGGCGGGTCTTTTGCTGATCGCTGGGGCGAGTCAGGCCGCCGTCACTGTGTCCGGCGACGTCGCCAATCCCGGTCCGATCGCATTGCCGCCGGGCGGGCGCCTGCTCGATGTGATCAGCGAGGCCGTGCCGAATGCCGAAGGCTACTGGCTGGCAGGCGGCTTGTTGCGCCAGTCGCTGGTCGCGGAACAGACGCGGCTCAAGGTCGGCGTGTTGTTCGATCTCGAGGTGCTGCAACGCATGGCGACGCTGTTTGATCGGCCAAGCCGCGCGGCACTGGCACAGCGCGTTGCTGAAGAAGTCCGACAAATGCCAGTGACCGGACGGCAGATCGCTGACCTCGATCCGGTAGCGGTGGAAGTCGGCTTCGCGCGCAACATTCGTCTGGATGACGGCGATCGGCTGATCTATCCGAAACGGGTTGATGAAGTGCAGGTGTTGGGCGCAGTCACCGAGCCGTGCCACTTGCCGTACCAGCCATTGCAGGAGGCCCGCGAATACCTCGAAGGCTGCTCGATTCTCGACGATGCCGAGGCCGATTACCTGTGGTTGATCCAGCCCAACGGCGTGTCGCGGCGCGTCGGCATCGCGCACTGGAATCGCGAGTCCGGGCAGTTTCCGGTGGCCGGCAGCCGGATTCTGGTGCCGATAAAAAATGATGATCTTGATCCGCCTCTTCCTGAATTGAATCAGCAGTTGGCCGAATTCATTGCCACGCAGCTGGCCGAGGTGGTTCGTTGA